A portion of the Ferrimonas lipolytica genome contains these proteins:
- a CDS encoding flagellar basal body P-ring protein FlgI has product MLKALFTLSIILPSLLFSTAADAMRLKDVTDLQGVRDNQLLGYGLVVGLPGTGEQTSYTQQSFATMLSNFGINLPASSTPKMKNVAAVAVHATLPPFTKPGQQIDITISSVGSAKSLRGGTLLQTFLKGADGNVYAIAQGSLIVSGFSAEGADGSSVMQNTPTVGRIPSGAIVERAVPSPFGNGDYLTFNLHRPDFSTAKHVVDAVNGLLGSNVARALDATSIQVSAPRDPSQRVAYLAVLENLHVDMADEAAKVIVNSRTGTIVVGRDVRLMPTAITHGGLTVTISESQGISQPNPFGNGQTVVVPNTQLGVEEDNSRMFKFETGTTLDELVRAVNEVGAAPSDLMAILEALKQSGALRGELVII; this is encoded by the coding sequence ATGTTAAAAGCTCTATTTACCCTGTCTATCATCTTGCCATCGCTGCTGTTTAGTACAGCTGCTGATGCGATGCGCTTGAAAGACGTGACCGACTTGCAAGGGGTGCGCGACAACCAATTGCTCGGCTATGGTTTGGTGGTCGGTTTGCCTGGCACTGGTGAGCAAACCAGTTATACCCAGCAAAGCTTCGCCACCATGTTGTCCAATTTCGGCATCAACCTGCCGGCCAGCTCAACCCCTAAAATGAAGAACGTTGCCGCGGTTGCGGTACACGCGACCTTGCCGCCGTTTACCAAGCCCGGCCAGCAGATTGACATCACTATTTCGTCGGTTGGCAGCGCTAAAAGCCTCCGTGGTGGCACCTTACTGCAAACCTTCTTGAAAGGAGCCGATGGTAACGTTTACGCCATCGCTCAAGGTTCATTGATCGTCTCTGGTTTTTCGGCGGAAGGTGCCGATGGCTCCAGCGTAATGCAGAACACCCCAACGGTAGGGCGGATCCCATCTGGTGCCATTGTTGAACGCGCGGTACCAAGCCCATTTGGTAATGGCGACTACCTCACTTTCAATTTACATCGTCCTGACTTTTCCACCGCCAAACACGTTGTTGATGCGGTTAACGGCCTGTTGGGTTCCAATGTTGCTCGCGCCTTAGATGCCACCTCGATTCAGGTATCGGCGCCACGGGATCCCTCCCAGCGTGTGGCTTACCTAGCGGTACTTGAGAATCTGCATGTTGATATGGCCGATGAAGCCGCCAAGGTAATTGTGAATAGCCGTACCGGCACCATTGTGGTTGGTCGAGATGTGCGCTTGATGCCAACGGCCATCACCCACGGTGGCTTAACGGTAACGATTTCAGAAAGCCAAGGGATCTCGCAACCGAACCCATTTGGTAATGGCCAAACCGTGGTGGTACCAAATACTCAACTGGGTGTTGAGGAAGACAACTCTCGGATGTTTAAGTTTGAAACCGGCACCACCTTGGATGAGCTCGTGCGGGCAGTCAATGAAGTGGGCGCAGCACCGTCGGATTTGATGGCGATTCTAGAGGCACTTAAGCAGTCCGGTGCCTTGCGCGGTGAACTGGTTATTATCTGA
- the flgK gene encoding flagellar hook-associated protein FlgK — MADLMSIARSGILAAQQQLNTTSNNIANIGTDGYSRQTVEQRSLDSERYGSSFVGSGTYVSDISRVYNEYAQKELTLSGSTYSEAATTYSKLSELDQILTDVGSAVPDSLNTVLDNLNNIVDMPMDVAVRENTLTSAEQLAASYQSLSSQLDGQVTQINEQIEGTIDRINAITEELGSINTALATVQGNDMTLLDQQDRLINELSEFVQVNVISQDNGVKSVMAGGSMMLVAGEESMQIGVTGGDPIHYETQLTGTTGDKTIVMPDADVGGQLQALMDYRDNDLSEARSQLDLMALGVADAFNKSQSQGFDLNGNVGQNMFTDINDSQQMVGRAAQYGDNTGSKQIGVEIGDVSQLSGDSYTLEFDGSNYSMTDESGDTITLTVDPNDPGKLNSEEGFSIRIDGQGTPAAGDKWELEPTRGAAGNLEVQLEEGESIAAAGYKLDTVSGDGSLNLVSVDRNDPSFPATGESFTIELDMTNGQFIHTDEAGNSTTYPLNADGNAEFNGILLEVDPSSADGDTFSLDLSFGPGDNSNALDMATIGDQKTMGDGSRTLHDVYQAMMTNNAGRANAAGVSAQSAAIVQQQAIDRVASDSGVNLDEEASDLIRHQQAYQASARVMTVAQETFDTLFNAVS; from the coding sequence ATGGCCGATTTAATGAGCATTGCCCGTAGTGGCATTTTGGCAGCTCAGCAGCAGCTCAACACAACGTCGAATAATATTGCCAACATCGGTACCGATGGCTATAGCCGCCAAACCGTTGAGCAACGCTCATTAGACTCGGAGCGTTATGGTAGTAGCTTCGTTGGCTCAGGCACCTATGTGTCCGACATCAGCCGTGTTTATAACGAATATGCCCAGAAAGAGCTGACCCTGTCGGGCTCGACTTACTCAGAAGCGGCCACCACCTACTCTAAGTTGTCGGAGCTGGACCAGATCCTAACTGACGTTGGCTCGGCGGTACCAGACTCACTTAATACGGTGCTCGACAATCTCAACAACATCGTTGATATGCCAATGGACGTGGCAGTTCGTGAAAACACCCTCACCTCAGCAGAGCAGCTGGCTGCCTCTTATCAATCTTTGAGCAGCCAACTTGATGGGCAGGTGACTCAAATTAATGAGCAGATTGAAGGCACCATCGATCGCATCAATGCCATTACTGAAGAGCTTGGCTCAATCAACACCGCCTTAGCTACGGTGCAGGGCAACGACATGACCCTGCTTGATCAGCAAGACCGACTTATCAATGAGTTGTCTGAGTTCGTGCAGGTTAACGTTATCTCGCAAGACAATGGCGTCAAGAGTGTGATGGCTGGCGGTTCGATGATGCTGGTGGCTGGTGAAGAGTCGATGCAGATCGGCGTCACCGGCGGAGACCCCATTCATTATGAAACGCAGTTAACCGGCACTACTGGTGACAAAACTATCGTGATGCCCGACGCCGATGTTGGCGGCCAGCTGCAAGCGCTGATGGATTACCGCGACAACGACTTGTCAGAAGCGCGCTCGCAATTGGATTTGATGGCACTTGGCGTGGCCGATGCCTTTAACAAGAGCCAATCGCAAGGTTTTGATCTGAATGGTAACGTCGGTCAAAACATGTTTACCGATATTAACGATAGCCAACAGATGGTTGGCCGAGCAGCGCAGTATGGTGACAATACCGGCAGCAAACAGATCGGGGTTGAGATTGGTGATGTCAGCCAGCTTAGCGGCGACAGCTACACCTTAGAGTTTGATGGCAGCAACTACAGCATGACCGATGAGTCCGGCGACACCATCACGCTTACCGTTGACCCTAATGACCCGGGCAAGCTCAATAGTGAAGAGGGTTTCAGTATCCGTATCGACGGCCAAGGTACGCCAGCAGCCGGTGATAAGTGGGAGCTGGAACCGACTCGCGGTGCGGCGGGCAATCTTGAGGTGCAGCTGGAAGAGGGCGAGTCTATCGCTGCAGCAGGCTACAAGCTGGATACCGTTAGTGGTGATGGTTCGTTGAACCTCGTCAGTGTCGACCGGAATGACCCGTCGTTTCCGGCAACTGGCGAGAGCTTCACCATTGAGCTGGATATGACCAATGGTCAATTTATCCATACCGATGAAGCTGGCAACAGCACCACCTACCCACTCAATGCCGATGGCAATGCTGAGTTCAATGGCATATTGCTTGAGGTTGACCCTAGCAGTGCTGATGGCGACACCTTTAGCTTGGATCTCTCGTTTGGCCCCGGTGATAACAGCAATGCATTAGACATGGCGACCATTGGCGACCAGAAGACGATGGGCGATGGTAGCCGAACCCTGCACGACGTCTATCAAGCGATGATGACCAACAACGCCGGTCGAGCCAATGCCGCTGGGGTTTCGGCGCAGTCGGCGGCGATTGTGCAGCAACAGGCGATTGACCGTGTTGCATCAGATTCTGGGGTCAACCTAGATGAAGAGGCTTCGGATCTTATCCGCCACCAACAGGCCTATCAAGCGTCAGCACGAGTGATGACGGTTGCTCAGGAAACCTTCGATACTCTATTTAATGCGGTTAGCTAA
- the flgL gene encoding flagellar hook-associated protein FlgL, whose product MRLATSQFYNSNTSSMTRLQIESNETLQQLATGKRINTTADDPVASIALENLNQQDERLSQYQNNITLANNRLSQQESRVGEYEDLLMSLRDKILQSNDGALDDSAREALALDLEEGLNSIIALGNTQDENGNYVFAGYQSDVKPFVTDANGDVTYLGDEGRRSSQVAEGISVQVSESGQTLFMDANTGSGDYSADYANATMNGDFFVESADIIDPSLPAIDGIELTFGDDGSGVRTVTATDDQGNVLLPTQPFDASQPMVIAGREIAISGSPEDGDSVTLSHQPTTDVFSSVQSAIDLLRSPNGLEGNNAQAEFAQILTDFDGAQEAASVVRAESGNYLSSLDTFQAQHESMELVNATAKSSLEDLDYAAAITKFEQQSLALNAVTQSFAQIQSVSLFNYI is encoded by the coding sequence ATGCGTTTAGCCACTAGCCAGTTTTATAACTCCAATACCAGCAGCATGACGCGGTTGCAGATTGAAAGTAATGAAACGCTGCAGCAGCTTGCAACCGGTAAGCGGATCAACACCACCGCGGATGATCCGGTCGCCAGTATCGCTCTGGAAAACCTCAATCAGCAGGATGAGCGTTTAAGCCAATACCAAAACAACATCACCCTAGCTAATAACCGTTTATCGCAGCAGGAATCTCGCGTTGGTGAGTATGAAGATCTGTTGATGAGCCTGCGCGACAAGATCTTGCAGTCGAACGATGGTGCCTTGGACGACAGCGCTCGTGAAGCGTTGGCACTGGATCTGGAAGAGGGGCTTAATAGCATCATCGCCTTGGGCAATACCCAGGATGAGAACGGTAACTATGTGTTTGCTGGCTACCAAAGCGATGTGAAGCCGTTTGTTACTGACGCCAATGGCGATGTCACTTATCTTGGCGACGAAGGCCGTCGCAGCAGCCAGGTTGCTGAGGGGATCAGCGTACAGGTGAGTGAGAGTGGCCAAACCCTGTTTATGGATGCCAACACCGGCAGTGGTGATTACAGCGCCGATTACGCCAATGCCACCATGAACGGTGACTTCTTTGTGGAGTCAGCGGATATTATTGATCCAAGCCTGCCGGCCATTGATGGCATTGAGTTGACCTTTGGTGACGACGGTAGCGGCGTCCGCACCGTCACCGCTACCGATGACCAAGGTAACGTACTGCTGCCGACCCAGCCATTTGACGCCAGTCAACCGATGGTCATTGCTGGCCGTGAAATCGCTATTAGTGGCAGCCCGGAGGATGGTGACTCGGTTACCCTTAGCCATCAACCGACAACCGATGTCTTTTCCAGCGTGCAAAGTGCCATCGATCTGTTGCGCAGCCCCAATGGATTGGAAGGCAACAATGCTCAGGCTGAATTTGCACAGATATTGACTGACTTTGATGGTGCCCAAGAGGCGGCGTCGGTGGTTCGTGCTGAAAGCGGTAACTACCTTAGCTCATTAGATACCTTCCAAGCGCAACACGAGAGCATGGAACTGGTGAACGCCACGGCTAAATCCTCCCTCGAGGATCTGGATTATGCCGCTGCCATTACCAAGTTTGAGCAGCAGTCATTGGCACTCAATGCGGTTACCCAATCGTTTGCTCAGATCCAATCGGTGAGTTTGTTTAACTATATTTAG
- the flgJ gene encoding flagellar assembly peptidoglycan hydrolase FlgJ has translation MDEINQSSHYFDLASLDELRQQAQQDPDASLRKVAQQFEGIFLNMMLKSMREANVAFKDEDSPFNSQNTQFYEQMHDQQMTSQLSSQGSLGLAELMVLQLGGGQEVNASATLDEHSLSPLRTVNHNRGSRELSGNDLANDEVAAAADNSLVELGVLSSEVGIETQPLTFTQPDEFVQALLPAAAEAAKKLNKDPHLLIAQAALETGWGRSILPGNEGKSSHNLFNIKADNRWDGEKTAVNALEFENNVAVMKRSSFRVYDDLKASFDDYVSFLQQPRYSEALKATDAAGFASGLQQAGYATDPHYATKILSVFQRLTQQRLNQ, from the coding sequence ATGGACGAGATTAATCAAAGCAGTCATTACTTTGATCTCGCCTCGCTGGATGAGCTGCGCCAACAAGCGCAGCAAGATCCAGACGCCAGCCTCCGTAAAGTAGCGCAGCAGTTTGAAGGGATCTTTCTTAACATGATGCTTAAAAGCATGCGTGAAGCGAATGTTGCCTTTAAAGACGAAGATAGCCCATTTAACTCGCAGAACACCCAGTTCTATGAGCAGATGCACGATCAGCAGATGACCTCACAGCTGTCGAGTCAGGGGTCGCTTGGCTTAGCTGAATTGATGGTGCTACAACTCGGTGGTGGTCAAGAAGTCAATGCCTCGGCAACGTTGGACGAGCATAGCTTGTCACCGCTTCGCACCGTCAATCACAACCGCGGCAGTCGAGAGTTAAGCGGCAATGACCTAGCTAACGACGAAGTCGCCGCCGCTGCAGACAACAGTTTGGTTGAGTTAGGTGTGCTTAGCAGCGAAGTCGGTATTGAAACGCAACCACTTACCTTCACCCAGCCCGATGAATTTGTGCAGGCGCTGTTACCGGCCGCAGCAGAGGCCGCCAAGAAGCTTAATAAAGATCCACACCTGTTGATTGCCCAAGCAGCGCTGGAAACCGGTTGGGGTCGAAGTATTTTACCGGGCAATGAAGGCAAAAGTTCTCATAATCTTTTCAACATTAAGGCCGATAACCGTTGGGACGGTGAAAAAACAGCAGTTAATGCGCTTGAGTTTGAAAACAATGTCGCGGTGATGAAGCGCTCTTCATTCCGTGTTTATGATGACCTCAAAGCCAGCTTTGATGATTACGTCTCGTTTTTACAGCAACCCCGTTACAGTGAAGCGCTCAAGGCAACCGACGCCGCGGGCTTTGCATCAGGATTACAACAAGCGGGTTACGCGACCGATCCGCATTACGCCACCAAGATTTTAAGTGTGTTCCAGCGGCTGACGCAGCAGCGCTTGAACCAATAA
- the flgH gene encoding flagellar basal body L-ring protein FlgH — protein MVRLGLTLRLTILALAAFQLGGCAHPNAPMPDDPFYAPVYPDVPTDQVVATGSLYNSGNRGELYSDIKAHRVGDIITVLLEEETKAKKSASNELSSDSTGALAPITAGGSAVTINGNTLDFGYDQGHEVSREADADQSNSLEGSISVNVMQLLSNGNLVIRGEKWLTINDGEEFIRITGIIRPRDINPDNTIDSHRVANARIQYSGTGTFADSQKTGWLTQFFSGPLWPF, from the coding sequence ATGGTGCGTTTAGGGCTAACTCTTCGGCTAACAATATTGGCGTTGGCAGCATTTCAATTAGGTGGCTGTGCCCACCCTAATGCACCGATGCCGGACGATCCGTTTTATGCGCCGGTTTATCCTGACGTGCCAACGGATCAAGTGGTGGCAACGGGTTCACTCTATAACAGTGGCAACCGCGGTGAACTTTACTCTGATATCAAGGCGCACCGCGTTGGCGACATCATTACCGTGTTGCTGGAAGAGGAAACTAAAGCGAAGAAGTCAGCCAGTAATGAACTGAGCAGCGACAGCACTGGTGCTTTGGCGCCCATCACCGCAGGTGGTAGTGCGGTAACCATTAACGGCAATACCCTCGACTTTGGTTACGATCAAGGCCATGAGGTGTCACGAGAGGCCGATGCCGATCAGTCCAACAGTCTTGAAGGCTCCATTTCGGTTAACGTGATGCAATTACTTAGCAATGGCAATTTGGTGATCCGCGGAGAGAAGTGGCTAACCATCAACGATGGCGAAGAGTTTATTCGTATCACCGGTATTATCCGCCCGCGTGACATCAACCCAGATAACACCATCGATAGCCATCGTGTTGCCAATGCGCGCATTCAATACAGTGGTACAGGCACCTTTGCCGATTCACAAAAAACAGGTTGGTTGACGCAGTTCTTCTCCGGCCCGCTATGGCCGTTCTAA
- the flgE gene encoding flagellar hook protein FlgE, with the protein MSFNVSLSGLNAAQKDLSTTSNNIANVNTIGFKESRAEFSDVYSNSLFSNASTNVGSGVATASIAQQFHQGSMSFTDNALDLAINGSGFFVTSSELGSQDYSYTRAGAFKLNDDNFMVDSQGNYLMALPVNADGTAQSVSLSTSAPVQLPQVAGQPEATTEVSLSMNLPAAADELDPALFDPEDPSTYNSSTSVTIYDSLGESHIQTTYFIKPTGAALNNNNQWVGFTTVDNEPVDMYDHSGTPPGPVSGSYGEDTDGDGVADQTNSAVATASGQTGFVITFDDLGSFTGTSPANLQTEALGQTGAGVIDAGADGTQTLNLNFDDPTQYASVFEVTSLSQDGSTVGRLTNVEVSDDGLINATYSNGTTQALGKVALARFSNEQGLTQVGNTSWQASQASGEALVGEPSVGSFGSIQSAALEQSNVDLTSELVDLIAAQRNFEANSRALDVSNQLSDNILQIR; encoded by the coding sequence ATGTCTTTTAACGTATCACTTAGCGGCCTCAATGCTGCCCAAAAAGATCTTAGTACCACATCGAATAATATCGCCAACGTAAACACCATCGGCTTTAAAGAATCGCGGGCCGAGTTTTCTGACGTATACAGCAACTCATTGTTCAGTAACGCGTCTACTAACGTAGGCAGCGGTGTCGCAACCGCGTCGATTGCGCAGCAGTTTCACCAAGGTTCAATGAGCTTTACTGATAACGCCTTGGATCTGGCCATTAACGGCAGTGGTTTTTTTGTTACTAGCAGCGAGCTAGGCAGTCAAGATTACTCCTATACCCGTGCCGGTGCCTTTAAGCTTAATGACGATAACTTTATGGTGGACTCACAGGGTAACTACCTAATGGCGCTGCCAGTAAATGCCGACGGCACGGCACAGTCAGTGTCGTTGTCCACCAGCGCACCGGTACAGTTGCCACAGGTCGCTGGTCAGCCGGAGGCCACAACTGAAGTTAGTTTGTCGATGAACCTACCGGCGGCGGCGGATGAGCTTGACCCAGCCTTGTTTGATCCAGAAGATCCAAGCACCTACAACTCCTCTACCTCGGTAACCATTTACGACTCGTTGGGTGAGTCGCACATTCAGACCACATACTTTATTAAACCAACTGGCGCGGCGCTGAATAACAACAACCAATGGGTTGGTTTTACCACCGTTGATAATGAACCGGTGGATATGTACGACCACAGTGGTACTCCACCAGGCCCAGTATCAGGCTCTTACGGTGAAGATACCGATGGTGATGGCGTTGCTGACCAAACCAACAGCGCAGTAGCCACTGCCAGTGGCCAAACTGGTTTCGTTATCACCTTTGATGACTTGGGTAGCTTTACCGGTACTAGCCCGGCCAACCTGCAAACTGAAGCGCTTGGTCAAACTGGTGCAGGGGTTATCGACGCCGGTGCCGATGGCACTCAAACATTGAACCTGAACTTCGATGATCCAACCCAATATGCCTCGGTATTTGAGGTAACCTCGCTGTCGCAAGATGGTTCTACCGTGGGTCGCTTGACCAACGTGGAAGTATCTGATGATGGTTTGATTAATGCCACATACTCCAATGGCACCACCCAAGCTCTGGGTAAAGTTGCCTTAGCACGCTTCTCTAATGAGCAGGGCCTAACTCAGGTAGGGAATACCTCATGGCAAGCGAGTCAAGCTTCTGGCGAAGCACTTGTAGGTGAGCCGAGTGTCGGCTCATTTGGCTCGATTCAAAGTGCTGCATTGGAGCAGTCTAACGTTGACTTAACCAGTGAGCTGGTTGATTTGATTGCTGCTCAGCGTAACTTTGAGGCTAACTCGCGCGCGTTGGACGTATCGAACCAGCTGTCAGATAATATCTTGCAGATCCGCTAA
- the dbpA gene encoding ATP-dependent RNA helicase DbpA yields the protein MPIVTSAFTSLPLSKPCVDNLNQLGFTEMTPIQAQALPAILRGDDVVGQAKTGSGKTVAFGLGLLSHLDPKRMQTQALVLCPTRELADQVTKVLRQLARAWPNVKILTLCGGMPMRAQTGSLEHGCHIAVGTPGRIRKHLENGNLHLDRLETLVLDEADRMLDMGFEDDINAIMGDVPHQRQTLLFSATYPTEIEAMTAKVQSQPVMVKIDSEPSNDIEQSAIELSPAQKPTALLALLAQHQPESTVVFCNTRIACQNVADDLHDAGVSVLELHGDLDQQERDRTLVRFSNKSASVLVATDVAARGLDIKSLAMVVNYDIAFEPEVHVHRVGRTGRAGEQGVAVSLCSGNETKRLLAIEDLAGVDIPRESFDSLNLVTHVDLTPPMMTISIGAGRKSKMRPGDILGALTADKTLSGKVVGNIHVGDRLSYVAIEREHAKNALHILQRDKIKGRNLIVKLHK from the coding sequence ATGCCTATCGTGACCTCTGCCTTTACTTCTTTGCCTCTGTCTAAGCCTTGTGTAGACAACTTAAATCAACTTGGTTTTACCGAGATGACCCCAATTCAAGCGCAAGCGTTACCCGCTATCCTGCGTGGTGATGACGTCGTAGGCCAAGCAAAGACCGGCAGTGGTAAAACCGTTGCGTTTGGCTTAGGGCTGCTGAGCCACCTTGATCCTAAACGGATGCAGACTCAGGCGCTGGTGTTGTGTCCTACTCGTGAGCTGGCGGATCAGGTAACTAAGGTGTTGCGTCAACTGGCGCGCGCATGGCCAAACGTAAAGATTTTGACTCTGTGCGGTGGTATGCCAATGCGTGCCCAAACCGGTTCGCTAGAGCACGGCTGTCATATTGCGGTAGGCACTCCAGGCCGTATTCGTAAGCATCTAGAAAATGGCAACCTGCACCTCGATCGCTTAGAAACATTAGTGCTCGATGAAGCTGATCGTATGCTCGACATGGGCTTTGAAGATGACATCAACGCCATCATGGGTGATGTGCCGCATCAGCGCCAAACGTTACTGTTCTCAGCCACGTACCCAACTGAGATTGAGGCGATGACCGCCAAGGTTCAGTCACAGCCAGTGATGGTTAAGATTGACTCTGAACCGAGCAACGACATCGAACAAAGTGCGATTGAACTGAGCCCAGCGCAAAAGCCAACGGCCCTGTTGGCGCTATTGGCACAGCATCAGCCAGAGTCGACCGTGGTGTTTTGTAACACCCGTATCGCCTGTCAAAACGTCGCTGACGACCTGCATGACGCAGGAGTGTCGGTACTGGAACTGCATGGCGATCTCGACCAGCAAGAACGCGATCGTACTTTGGTGCGTTTCAGTAACAAGAGTGCTTCGGTACTGGTAGCAACCGACGTTGCTGCCCGTGGCTTGGATATTAAGTCGCTGGCGATGGTGGTGAACTACGACATCGCCTTTGAGCCTGAAGTACACGTCCACCGTGTAGGGCGTACTGGCCGTGCCGGTGAGCAGGGCGTAGCGGTAAGCCTGTGCAGCGGCAACGAAACCAAGCGCTTGCTGGCGATTGAAGACTTAGCTGGTGTGGATATCCCACGGGAGTCGTTCGACAGCCTTAACTTGGTTACCCACGTTGACCTAACCCCGCCGATGATGACCATCTCTATCGGCGCTGGTCGTAAGAGCAAGATGCGCCCTGGCGATATTCTTGGCGCCCTGACTGCCGATAAAACCTTGTCTGGCAAGGTGGTTGGTAACATCCACGTTGGTGACCGTTTGAGCTACGTAGCAATTGAGCGTGAGCACGCTAAAAATGCCCTGCACATTCTGCAACGCGACAAGATCAAAGGCCGCAACTTGATTGTAAAACTGCATAAATAA
- the flgG gene encoding flagellar basal-body rod protein FlgG yields MHSALWISKTGLDAQQTDIANISNNLANASTVGFKKSRAVFEDLLYQTVNQAGGISSQETKMPAGLTLGAGTKVTATQRVFTQGTVQSTDNSLDMMVDGAGFFQIQLPDGNIGYTRNGQFALDEEGQLVTPGSGYLLDPGIAVPDNAQSITVSTDGEVSVRLNGETENQVVGQIEIANFINPTGLEPIGQNLYLQTGASGDAVIGTPGLDGMGSILQGALESSNVNVTEELVNMIESQRVYEMNSKVISTVDEMLSNLNQQL; encoded by the coding sequence ATGCACTCGGCACTATGGATTAGTAAAACCGGATTGGATGCGCAGCAAACTGACATCGCTAACATCTCCAATAACTTGGCAAACGCCAGTACGGTTGGCTTTAAGAAGAGTCGGGCAGTATTTGAAGATCTGCTCTACCAAACCGTTAACCAAGCAGGCGGCATTAGCTCGCAAGAAACCAAGATGCCAGCGGGCTTGACTCTAGGTGCTGGTACCAAGGTAACCGCGACCCAAAGGGTGTTCACCCAAGGTACGGTGCAATCGACCGACAACAGCCTCGATATGATGGTGGACGGCGCCGGCTTTTTTCAAATTCAACTGCCCGATGGCAACATCGGTTACACCCGTAACGGCCAATTTGCATTGGATGAAGAGGGCCAGCTAGTTACTCCAGGCTCGGGTTATCTGCTTGATCCCGGCATTGCGGTACCAGATAACGCCCAGAGCATTACCGTATCGACTGATGGCGAGGTGTCGGTACGTCTTAACGGCGAAACCGAAAATCAGGTAGTCGGTCAAATTGAGATCGCCAACTTTATCAACCCAACCGGTCTAGAGCCCATTGGCCAGAACCTCTACTTGCAAACTGGTGCATCCGGTGATGCGGTTATCGGTACTCCAGGTCTCGATGGTATGGGCTCAATTCTTCAGGGGGCGCTCGAAAGCTCTAACGTAAACGTAACTGAAGAGCTGGTGAATATGATCGAAAGTCAGCGGGTGTATGAGATGAACTCCAAGGTGATCTCAACCGTGGATGAGATGTTATCCAACCTTAACCAGCAGTTGTAA
- a CDS encoding flagellar basal body rod protein FlgF, whose product MDNFLYLAASGATQNMNALGVHANNLANAKSDAFKADMHQARSMQAYGEGLPTRVFAMEERPASNFDSGALKTTGRAMDVAIKGQGWLVVQDGNGGEGLTRAGALRFDETGMLLNNQGRPVLGEAGPIFAPLPIEKVEIAVDGMVTVRPQGAPADGFEEVGQLRLSNPEVANLTKGEDGLFRDLDNDNYPTDITVQLQSGTLEGSNVNPVEEMVGMLAAQRQFDMQIKLMKTAEENDQAGSRMMDV is encoded by the coding sequence GTGGATAACTTCTTATACCTTGCGGCTAGTGGTGCAACGCAAAACATGAATGCCCTCGGCGTTCATGCCAATAACTTGGCCAACGCCAAGAGTGATGCCTTTAAGGCAGACATGCACCAAGCCCGCAGTATGCAAGCATACGGCGAAGGTCTACCGACTCGAGTGTTTGCGATGGAAGAGCGGCCAGCATCAAACTTTGATTCCGGCGCCTTAAAGACTACCGGTCGGGCAATGGATGTGGCGATTAAGGGACAAGGTTGGTTGGTAGTACAAGACGGTAACGGTGGCGAAGGGCTTACCCGCGCTGGTGCTTTGCGTTTCGATGAAACGGGCATGCTGCTTAACAACCAAGGCCGCCCAGTTCTGGGTGAAGCTGGCCCTATTTTCGCGCCACTGCCGATTGAAAAAGTTGAGATTGCAGTCGATGGCATGGTGACCGTTCGCCCTCAGGGCGCTCCTGCAGATGGCTTTGAAGAGGTTGGCCAGCTTCGCCTGAGCAACCCAGAGGTGGCTAACTTAACTAAGGGTGAAGATGGCCTGTTTCGCGACCTAGATAACGACAATTACCCCACCGACATCACCGTACAATTACAGTCAGGCACATTGGAAGGCAGTAACGTCAATCCCGTTGAAGAGATGGTTGGCATGTTGGCCGCACAACGCCAGTTCGATATGCAAATCAAACTGATGAAAACAGCCGAAGAGAACGACCAAGCGGGTTCTCGGATGATGGACGTATAA